In the genome of Naumovozyma dairenensis CBS 421 chromosome 7, complete genome, the window TAACCTTTTGACCGTCAACCTTTCTGgaaccttcttcttcaatgtGGTATCTCAAGTTTTCTAATAAGATAACGGAACCTGGGGCAGAAGCCTTAACAGCAGCGTCAACTTCGGAACCAACACAGTCGTTCAAGAATTCGACTGGCTTACCCAATAAGGTTTGTAATTCCTTAGCGACTGGGGCCAAAGAGTATTTGTCGTTTCTTTCACCATTTGGTCTACCTAAATGAGAAGCTAAGACAACGTATCTTGGGTTGTGTTCCAAGACGTATTGAATAGTTGGCAAAGCAGCAACAATTCTTTGGTTAGAAGTGATGGTCTTACCGTCTAATGGGACGTTGAAATCAACTCTGATGAAGACACGCTTGTCTTTTAGATCTAGATCTTTGACAGATAACTTGGAAGATAGAgacatttttaatattgtAGAATTTATCCTTGGTATTTTGAAGTGAACTAAATTcgaatgaagaagaaaaaacttaaaaaaatttcttagATGGAAAGACTAACtattatataaatcaaAGGGTAGGTTTacaattaatatatattagaaTAAGATCAAGATTTTGATTGCGTAACGTTACTGTTAACAGCTTCCCTTGAATCGGTTGCTCAACTCGTTAAGAAGGTTCCAGAAACGCTTTTCTAACAGATTCATGAAGTAACGTAACGTTACGCTACATTCTGGAGAGTTAATAAAGAGGGCTGCAAGTTTCAACCTTTGCAAGCCATTTCACGCACGTCCTTTCCTTATGATATCTTCaacaattcaaaaattcgGTCAAATTGTCTGACGTTTAGGTACTTATTCTTGACATCTGCCGCCTTTATTCAATCATCAATTGAcaatatctttcaatataGGAAGCCCGAGGAGATCTCCTTTGGGAATCCACTAACTTTCGGGGTGTGTGGAGGTTCCCGGGTAACCTATTTCCCCTTTTTCGTCAAAAATGTAAGCACATGCCATCAAATATGGTGGAGGGATAGAAGACCCGAGACGTTTGGCCAAATTTTCGATGCCTCCTATTTTTACAGTAGTGTACCCGAAGCTGGTTATAGGATAAATTAGAATGGGCTTTGGAAATAGGATAGCAGGCTTTAATGTGGAGCtaaatattataaacaATGGTAGTTTCAGAGGGTGTATATTCTTGTTTAGCATTTCTATAAATCGCATGACACATAATAGGTATAACAGATTATTAAAGGTACCAAAACATCTTAAGGGTATCCCGGACTAAAATAAAGCTTCGTTCAGAAAGCACTCTTATAACTACTACACATAAAAgaatcaaacaaaaaagcTAACAATGCATCTCCTCACTTGGGAGTGCTTCATTATAATGACACTGAATGCAGTTCAAGTGGCATGCTCTTTTACAATGAAACGAAATCAACTAATTTTCCCAAAGAACCAGCAAAAGCTAGAATTTGACACATTAGCACTTCCACCAcgaagaggaagaggaagaggCGGGGACGGACCTAGCAGGAAACCAGATGATGATGGGAAATGTCCACCATGCTTCAATTGTATGCTCCCCATTTTTGAATGTAAACAATTTTCAGAGTGTAACTCCTACACCGGTAGATGTGATTGTATTGAAGGATTTTCAGGTGATGATTGTTCAATACCCTTATGTGGATCTTTATCCAAGGGTAATAATGAACGTCCCATTCGTCAACCTAGTAATGAGACGCGAAATGGTGTAGAAACATGTGAATGTGATGCAGGTTGGAATGGTATCAATTGTAATATTTGTCAAGAGGATGAGGTTTGTGATGCCTTCATGCCAGACCCAAGTGTGAAGGGAACATGTTATAAAgatggtattattataaacaAATCATTTCAAGGTTGCGACGTGACTAATGAAAAGATTTTAGAAGTATTGAAGGGCAAGTTACCACAAGTGACATTTTCATGTGATAAGAAAACTAATGAATgtaatttccaattttggattgatcaaattgaaaGTTTTTATTGTGGATTGGATAATTGTTCTTTTGAATATGATTTACAACAAAATACAACGCATTATGCTTGTCAAGATGCAAAGTGTAAATGTATACCTGGAACAATGTTATGTGGAGCCAATGGATCAATTGATATTGGTGAATTTCTGACGGAAACAATTAAAGGACCTGGTGATTTCAATTGTGATCTCGTGACGAAGCAATGTAAATTTAGTGAACCTTCTATGAATGACTTAATTTCCGATATATTTGGTGACGATTGTATTAGATTGAAATGCGAATCCGGTGAATGTATTCATTACAGTGAAATTCCGGGATATAACAGCcctgatgataataaaggTATGTCATGGCAAGGCAATTTGGTCTTAGCCTTGACTTCGATTTCTGTTCTTGCCTTAGTTAcatttgtttgtttctATATCGCTGGGTCACCGATGTTTAGGAGCACTGATGACTTAAATTCTAAAGATACGAAAAAAGGTTCAAGAATCCTTTTAccagaagatgaagacAATGATTTTCTACAAACTAACAATGCTGCCACATTAACTTTCGAGAATATTTCATATCGAGTACCGCAACTTCCAGGCGATCATGGCAATAACAATAGCAACAACGATAACGATGACGGTAAGtcaatattgaataatattagtGGTATTGTGAAACCAGGTCAGATTTTTGCAATTATGGGTGGTTCAGGTGCCGGTAAAACCACATTATTAGATATATTGGCAATGAAACGCAAGACAGGTATAGTGACAGGGACCATTAAAGTAAATGGGCAAACTATCTCCAGGAAAGATTATAGTAAATTGACTGGGTTTGTCGATCAAAATGATTACTTACATCCAATGCTAACGGTGTACGAAACTGTTCTGAACAGTGCTTTGTTAAGATTACCAAGATCAATGTCATTTGAAGCAAAGGAATCTAGAGTATATCAAGTATTGGAAGAATTGAGAATATTTGACATTAAAGATCGTATAATTGGCAGTGATTTTGAAAGAGGTATCAGTGGAGGTGAAAAAAGAAGAGTTTCCATTGCATGTGAGTTGGTTACATCGCCATTGATCTTATTTTTAGATGAACCAACTTCAGGGTTAGATGCAAATAATGCGAGTAATGTTATTAATAGCTTGGTGAGACTGTCTCAGCATTATAACAGGACTTTAGTGTTAACAATCCATCAACCAAGATCTAATATCTTTTATCAATTTGACAAACTGGTTCTTCTAAGCAACTCTGAGATGGTGTATTCAGGAGACGTCAGTAaagttaatgaatttttacGAAACAGCGGATATGAATGTCCAGTAAACTACAACATTGCTGattatttgattgataTTACATATGAAAGTAAAGGTAATTTGCGTGCCCGTGAAAGAGAAAGACAAGGAAGAGTATCTACGGAACTTGACCTAGAAAATGTTGGTGGCGCATCTGTGGAAGAGGATCATATAGAAGATCGCGGTTTACCAAGAAGTCTTACCCAAACAGAATGGGAACATTATGCGATCCACAGAGatgaaattagaaattTGCTTCAAGATACTATTTCCAGAGATAGAGGGGATAATACAGATGACAATGAACATACGATTGGATCATTAAACACTTTGATTTTgcataataaatttatagAAGGAGTATATTTTGCAGATTTAAAATCcgatattgatgatattatgCGTGCACAAGGATCGACTATGAACGATACTACTGGTGAAACTAGAACTGGCACAAGTACCTTATCTGTACCGAATATAGAGAAAGGTGCAACATTTTTCCAACAATTAGTCATTTTGAATTCTCGAACTTTTAAAAACATTTATCGTAATCCTAAACTACTATTAGGGAATTATATGTTAACGATTCTATTAAGTTTATTTTTAGGAACATTATATTACCAAGTGACGAATGATATCAGTGGGTTCCAAAATCGTATGGGattgtttttcttcatcttaACGTATTTTGGGTTTGTTACATTTACTGGTTTAAGTTCGTTCCATATCGAAAGATTAATTTTCATCAAGGAAAGATctaataattattatagCCCCTTGGCGTACTATATTAGTAAGATTTTGAGTGATGTTTTACCGTTAAGAATCATTCCTCCGATATTGATggcaataataatatatccAATGGTTGGATTAAATATGAGGGATCATggttttttcaaatttattggtattttaattcttttcaatttgagTATATCGTTAGAGATATTAACGATTGGGattatatttgaagatttgaacaatggaataatattaagtgtattgatattattggGATCGTTATTGTTTAGTGGACTATTCATCAACACTAAGGACATTACGAATGTTgcatttaaatatttgaaaaatctcTCAGTGATTTACTATGCATATGAATCTTTGTTGATTAATGAAGTTAAGACACTGATgttgaaagaaaagaaatatggATTAAACATTGAAGTACCAGGCGCTACGATCTTAAGTACGTTTGGATTTATGGTTCAAAATTTGGTATTTGATGTCAAGATTCTGGTTATGTTTAATATGATCTTTTTGGTTGTTGGATATCTAGCTTTGAAATGGATTGTTATTGAACAGAAGTAAGAAACCAAAGTATAGTAATAAAATGgtttctttatataaaagCCGTACATACATAATATCTAATATATACTCGTTTGCATTTTACAGCTGCTAATGTTTACCTTTACTGTACATACGTATACACGACCAGTTGTGTTGTGTATTTCGTTACCCTGTTCTGGCCCTAAATCTGAACAGGAAAAAATGAATGCTgatctgaaaaattttgaaaaattcatcctagttaatattaaataaagaagagCGTCTTGAAATGGACATATGATATACTAAAATCTCAAGCAGAATATAGTAATAGTCTTGTTTTAGGTagtatttaatatattactaTAACTTACTAAAGTTTTaggcaaaaaaaaaataacaatacaaaaATAGAAATGTCAAGTACAGATTTGGGATTATCAGATAATGCTAAGACTCTACATTCAGGTATGATTGCGAAAGGATCTGCAGCGATGTTTAGCCAACAAGAATTGACCATTCTATCTGGTCAAAGTTCTTTGGGTGATTTAATGCTAATTGTTCAAGAATTACTAGACAAGAATCTAattaaattgattaaacaaaataatgaacTAAAATTTCAAGCTGTTGATTATAATGAAGCTAATAAGAAATCCTCGATGAGTTCAGAAGAAGCTTTAGTTTATTCATACATTGAAGCTAGTGGTAGAGAAGGGATATGGTCCAAGACTATCAAAGCTAGAACCAATTTACATCAACATGTTGTTTTAAAATGTTTGAAAAGTTTGGAATCACAACGATATGTTAAGAGTGTGAAGAGTGTGAAATTCCCTACGAGGAAAATCTATATGCTGTATAATTTACAACCATCTATTGAAGTGACAGGTGGGCCATGGTTTACGGAGGGTGAATTGGATgtagaatttattaatagCTTATTGACAATCGTATGGAGATTTATATGTGGTACCACATTCCCTAATGGGTTTAAAGGATTCAGTAATGGGATGAAAGAGGTTCATTATTCTCCAATGGTTAAGAATTATTCCACAACGAGTGAAATCTTGGAGTTTATTTCTGGAGCAGGTGTTAGTACCGTAGAATTacatgataatgatattagaTCTCTATGTGAGGTTCTAGTCTACgatgataaattagaaCAGGTTTCTCATGATTGTTATAAAGCGACATTACAGAGTGTATTAATGTTAAATGCAGCGACCAATTTCGGAGCAGTTTCCAAGAAAAGTGTGAATCAAGAAGGAGGTGgtgataataatggtaacTTTGGTGATATTggagatgatgatgatgacgaatTCTCGATATTTAGTTATTTCAATGGTATTTCTCAATCGCAGGGGGATAAAGAGGCAGTATATTTCGATGAATGGACGCTGTGATATTGTTATATATCATTTATAGATAGACTTTAAATCTGAAAAGAAACCATATATGACATATAGATATCTTCTCACAACGTTGTTAAGCAATGCGTTGCACGACactatataatataatacataaAAATTTTGTATAAATTAAGAGATATATTACATGGTTTTACAGTCGCTTCATTATATACCTCGTCTGTCGCCGAATTAAGGCTCGTCAGATGTCAATGAGTTGAATCCGAAAACTCGGAATATGTTCATCGAAGTTTGAACCCCTACCGtttcatatatatctaAACTTTCTTCCAAATGTCATATTCAAAGAAGTATTACGATAAGGGGTCTCTGAATGTCCGATTATTCCTTAATCATCCCTGTTTGCTGTGCCTTCAAATATACTACGTACGCAAACAGACTTTTGGCAGGCAGCCCCGGGAAACCGGACTAAATGAAATTCCCGAAAGTACAAGGAGTGGCTGTGAAAGTTTACGTACGGAACTCACGTGGGACGGCGGTTGATAAAACATGGATCAAGATACTAAATAAGGGTAATCATTGGAAGTTGAACCATTAGCACCTACGTACATTACTCCTTGTTCCGTTCCGAGTGGGCCTGAAATACCCCTTCCAGTTACTTCCCCCATTTACTAAAAAGTTTAAACGTCCCAAAACGTTAAGTTATTAGTAATTGGAGAAGATATGCGGCTGACTTCATATTTTCAGTTGAAGTGGGGAGGGAACCAATAGCCGCACAGCTGGAGATACTCCTTACCCAAGTACGTACGCTATTATCCTGACATAAGTAAGGATAATGACTTACTATAAGCTCTTGGAGGAACCAACCAACCAACCAACCTTCGCCAGGCCTTCACCAATAAATGCGAGGTTGTAGGTAAGTCCCCGTGGAAGACAACACTAAATCACAGGCTGTGAGGATCGTAGTGTGATCATGTCTAGTAACTATTTACTAATCTAATAAATACTTTTGTGGGGAAAATCACTTCATATGTATTAATTCATATTACCATAACCGTTTCCTTCTCGA includes:
- the ADP1 gene encoding putative ATP-dependent permease ADP1 (similar to Saccharomyces cerevisiae ADP1 (YCR011C); ancestral locus Anc_1.427), whose protein sequence is MHLLTWECFIIMTLNAVQVACSFTMKRNQLIFPKNQQKLEFDTLALPPRRGRGRGGDGPSRKPDDDGKCPPCFNCMLPIFECKQFSECNSYTGRCDCIEGFSGDDCSIPLCGSLSKGNNERPIRQPSNETRNGVETCECDAGWNGINCNICQEDEVCDAFMPDPSVKGTCYKDGIIINKSFQGCDVTNEKILEVLKGKLPQVTFSCDKKTNECNFQFWIDQIESFYCGLDNCSFEYDLQQNTTHYACQDAKCKCIPGTMLCGANGSIDIGEFLTETIKGPGDFNCDLVTKQCKFSEPSMNDLISDIFGDDCIRLKCESGECIHYSEIPGYNSPDDNKGMSWQGNLVLALTSISVLALVTFVCFYIAGSPMFRSTDDLNSKDTKKGSRILLPEDEDNDFLQTNNAATLTFENISYRVPQLPGDHGNNNSNNDNDDGKSILNNISGIVKPGQIFAIMGGSGAGKTTLLDILAMKRKTGIVTGTIKVNGQTISRKDYSKLTGFVDQNDYLHPMLTVYETVLNSALLRLPRSMSFEAKESRVYQVLEELRIFDIKDRIIGSDFERGISGGEKRRVSIACELVTSPLILFLDEPTSGLDANNASNVINSLVRLSQHYNRTLVLTIHQPRSNIFYQFDKLVLLSNSEMVYSGDVSKVNEFLRNSGYECPVNYNIADYLIDITYESKGNLRARERERQGRVSTELDLENVGGASVEEDHIEDRGLPRSLTQTEWEHYAIHRDEIRNLLQDTISRDRGDNTDDNEHTIGSLNTLILHNKFIEGVYFADLKSDIDDIMRAQGSTMNDTTGETRTGTSTLSVPNIEKGATFFQQLVILNSRTFKNIYRNPKLLLGNYMLTILLSLFLGTLYYQVTNDISGFQNRMGLFFFILTYFGFVTFTGLSSFHIERLIFIKERSNNYYSPLAYYISKILSDVLPLRIIPPILMAIIIYPMVGLNMRDHGFFKFIGILILFNLSISLEILTIGIIFEDLNNGIILSVLILLGSLLFSGLFINTKDITNVAFKYLKNLSVIYYAYESLLINEVKTLMLKEKKYGLNIEVPGATILSTFGFMVQNLVFDVKILVMFNMIFLVVGYLALKWIVIEQK
- the RPC34 gene encoding DNA-directed RNA polymerase III subunit C34 (similar to Saccharomyces cerevisiae RPC34 (YNR003C); ancestral locus Anc_1.426) encodes the protein MSSTDLGLSDNAKTLHSGMIAKGSAAMFSQQELTILSGQSSLGDLMLIVQELLDKNLIKLIKQNNELKFQAVDYNEANKKSSMSSEEALVYSYIEASGREGIWSKTIKARTNLHQHVVLKCLKSLESQRYVKSVKSVKFPTRKIYMLYNLQPSIEVTGGPWFTEGELDVEFINSLLTIVWRFICGTTFPNGFKGFSNGMKEVHYSPMVKNYSTTSEILEFISGAGVSTVELHDNDIRSLCEVLVYDDKLEQVSHDCYKATLQSVLMLNAATNFGAVSKKSVNQEGGGDNNGNFGDIGDDDDDEFSIFSYFNGISQSQGDKEAVYFDEWTL